The DNA sequence CCCCAAATCTTGTCAGATCGCACACTTACAGATGCAATAGTTGCTTTGAGAGCAAAGCTCCCAAAAAGCTACGAATTCGACTTTGTTGATGCCCCATTTCATTGCGCCCCAGCACCAGGTATCAAGGTCTTGTTCGACTCCAGTCATTACACTTGGTGGCCAAAAGCGACCATCAACGGCATCAAAGGTGCGCACAAGTGGTTGATCGACTACATCGAGGAAAACGGACCGTACGACGCCGTGATTTGCTTTTCCCAGGGCTGCTCCTTAGTTAGCAGCTTCCTTCTCTACCACAACCTTGAAACACCCGAGGAACCTCTACCATTCAAAGCAGCCATCTTCATCTGCGGCGGCCTCCCTCTCGGTGTCCTCGAAGATCTCAACTTGCCCATCACAGAAAAGGCCCATGCTGTCAACGATGCCACGGGTGCgctgctcaagaagaaggccggcGCATTGATTGATCTGGCGAAGAATCTCGACAAAATCAAGCCGGGCATGGGGCTGTGGGACGACGTCAACGGGTTGCTTCACGACCCGTCAAAGATGCCAGACGAGACAGATGTGTTTGGGATTGACTTTACCGCCATGCCAAAGGGAGCCATGATCAAGATTCCAACAATTCACATCTACGGTGCTAAGGACCCAAGGTGGCCATCGAGTGTTCAGTTGGCGTACTTTTGCGAGAACAGGAAGGAGTACGATCACGGCGGTGGACACGATATCCCTCGGTCGACGGACGTTTCCATCAAGATTGCGAAGATgttggaggatttgagggaggagattggaGCATAATGCTTGTCGGAAAAGTAATTGATGGTACTGGCATAATATCGGTGTTTGATCGTGGGGGCGGGTTTGTGTTGTTCGGGATCGGCTTATCGGTATTGCGTTTGGGACTCGGGCATTTTGATATACCATTTGGC is a window from the Podospora pseudocomata strain CBS 415.72m chromosome 6, whole genome shotgun sequence genome containing:
- a CDS encoding hypothetical protein (EggNog:ENOG503P2C2; COG:S) encodes the protein MRILGLHGQGTSAYIFKSQTVALRAKLPKSYEFDFVDAPFHCAPAPGIKVLFDSSHYTWWPKATINGIKGAHKWLIDYIEENGPYDAVICFSQGCSLVSSFLLYHNLETPEEPLPFKAAIFICGGLPLGVLEDLNLPITEKAHAVNDATGALLKKKAGALIDLAKNLDKIKPGMGLWDDVNGLLHDPSKMPDETDVFGIDFTAMPKGAMIKIPTIHIYGAKDPRWPSSVQLAYFCENRKEYDHGGGHDIPRSTDVSIKIAKMLEDLREEIGA